The Sorangiineae bacterium MSr11954 DNA segment CAACATCATCGGCCACAGCCAGGGCGGGCTGGACGCGCGTGTTCTCGCGAGCCCCAATGGCCTCGGCTACGGCGACCGCATCGCCTCGATCACCACCGTCGCCACCCCGCACCGCGGGAGCAAAGTGGCGGACCTGGTGCTCGGCCTCACCGACGCGGTCCCCGACGACGTGCTCGACGCGGTCACGGGCGCGGTGCTCAAGCTCCTGCAAATCTCGGTCTACGAGCTGAAAACCGATCCGCACATCCGGGCGCAGATCACCGAGCTCAGTGAGAAGTACATGACCACCGTCTTCAACCCGAAATACAAAGACGATCCGCGCGTCCGCTATTCGAGCTACGGCGGCCGCACCAACCTGCAAGTGGGCTTGTCGGCCTGCTCCGGCTCCACCTACCCCAACGACGTCTTCCGCGTCGACGCCGTCCCCATCTTGCTATGGCCCACCACCGTGTACCTACAAGGATTCACGGTCAAGGCCAACGACGGCCTGGTCACCGTCGACAGCTCCAAGTGGGGCGAGTTCCTCCAATGCGTCCCGGCCGATCACCTCCGCGAAGTCGGCCAGTTCCTCGCCAACGGCCCGGACAACCTCTCCAAATTCGATCACCTCGACTTCTTCCGCACCATCGTCTCCCGCCTGCGCGAATCGGGCTATTGAGCGCCTACCAAACCGTCCTCGCACCCAGCGCCGCGATCTGCCGATCGTAGGTCACGATCGGCAGATCTTCGACGATCGACTGCGCAGCCAACATCCGGTCGAATGGATCGCGATGCGGATGCGGCAATGTCGCGCTCAGGCGCGCGTGCCGGTGGGCAATCGTCAGCTCGAAGGCCCCGAGGCGAACGAGATGCCCGTCGAAACCGTTCATCAAGGACTCGGCGCCTCGAAGCTTTCCTCGGTGGAATTTGATGAACAACTCCCAGACGGACGCGCTGCTCACGTAGAGCTCCGTCTCCGGATCTTCGACGACGGCGCGGGCCTTGCGCGACAAAAGATTGGGCGCCGTCAGCGACCAAACGAGAGCATGCGAATCCAGGAGCACCTTCATCGAGGCCGCCGTTTTTTTCCTGAAGCCTTCGGAACGAGCGACCCCTCTTCCCAGTCGAGGAGCTCGTCCTCCGCGAGTGGCTCGAACACCTCCGGCGCCACGGTGGCCTGGACGAACCCCAGGGGGCGTTTGGAAGCTCGCTCCAAAGGCACGAGCTTGGCGTAGGGCTTTCCGGCCTTTGCGATGATGATCTCCGCACCCGCGTGCGCAATCTCGAGCAGCTTGGAGAAGTGCGTCTTTGCCTCGTGAACGTTGACGCTCTTCTTGTTCGCCTTCACCACACTTAGTCTAGCCCATCGGACTAAGTCAGCCCACTCCGCGCAGTTTCACTCGAAACCAGACACGATGTGCCTCAAACAGCATTCGGCAGGCCGTCCGCTTCGCGACGATTCACGCGGACGGACGCTTCGCAACGGACGCGCGTTCCCCTATTCTATCTAGGAGCCCGTGAGTACCGAGCGACGGATGTGGACCAACGTCACCGCGGCGATGGCACGCCAAGACAATTGCGTGAGCGCCATCTCGCGCATCACGAGCCTGAGCGATGCGGCGGTTCGGCGGCGTTTGGAAGAGGCCCATGGCAAGACCCTCGTTCGAAATGTGTTCGAGGACCGTTGGCGGTCCGACAACGACGACACGGCCACCCTCGGGGAGATGACGGCGGCCATGGCGCGCGCCGACGATCCCGTGAGCGCGCTCGCCCGCATGACGAACCTGAGCGAGGCCACCGTTCGGCGGCGATTGGGAGAGGTCCACGGCAAAACGCTCGTACGAAACCTGTTCCAAGACCGATGGCCAGCCGACAGCGACGCAGACGCTCTCGGCGATCTGACGGCGGCGACGGCGCGCGATGAAGAGCGCATCCGGGACATTGCCGAAGTGACGGGGCTGAGCGAGGCCACCGTTCGGAGACGGTTGGGAGAGGCTCACGGCAGAACGTTCGTGCGCAACCTGTTCGAGGACTGCTGGCCTTCGGAAGATGGCATCGACGCAAACGCTCTTGGCGACCTGACCGCGGCAACGGCGCGCGATGAAGGTCGGGTGAATAACATCGCGGAAATTACGGGGCTGAGCGAAGCAACCGTTCGGAGACGGTTGGAAGAGGCTCATGGCAGAACGTTCGTGCGCAACCTGTTCGAGGACTGCTGGCCCTCGGAAGATGGCATCGACGCAAACGCTCTCGGCGATCTGACCGCGGCGACGGCGCGCGATGACGATCGCGTGAACAGCATCGCCGAGGTGACGGGGCTGAGCGAAGCAACCGTTCGGAAACGGCTGGAAGAGGCTCATGGCAGAACGTTCGTGCGCAACCTGTTCGAGGACTGCTGGCCCTCGGAAGATGGCATCGACGCAAACGCTCTCGGCGACCTGACCGCGGCGACGGCGCGCGATGAAGGTCGCCTGAATCGCATCGCCGAAGTGACGGGGCTGAGCGAAGCTGCCGTTCGGAAACGGCTGGAAGAGGCCCATGGCAGAACGTTCGTGCGCAACCTGTTCGAGGACTGCTGGCCCTCGGAAGATGGCATCGACGCAAACGCTCTCGGCGACCTGACCGCGGCAACGGCGCGCGATGAAGAGCGCGTGCGCATCATCGCCGAGGTGGCGGGTCTGAGCGAAGCAACCGTTCGGCGACGGTTGGAAGGTGCGCATGGGAGGACGTTCGTGCGCAACCTGTTCGAGGAAGGATGGCCAGCAGAAGGAGCGAGACTGATGCACAATGGAAATGCACGTGGCGATAAGCGTGCGCACGGGAGCGCACCTGTTCGGGAGCGGGGCGAGTATCGGCCCTCACCAAATCCTGTTGCAGAGTCCGGCAACAATCGAGACGCGCGCGTGCCCGCGCCCGGTCCGACCCGACCGCGAATCGTCATTGGGTCATCCGTGGAGGGGCTGAAAGCAGCAAAGGCCGTTCAGGTGAACCTGGATCATGCTGCAGAGTGCACCGTGTGGTGCCAGGGCCTTTTTCGGCTGTCGCAAACGTCGATGGAGGCCATCGATTCGTGGCGAGGAAAGTTCGACTTCGCCATTCTCGTTCTTACGCCGGACGACGAGACCGTAAAGCGCGGTCAAAAGCGCCTTGCCCCGCGCGACAACGTGATCTTCGAGCTCGGGTTCTTCATCGGCCAGCTCGGGCGCTCGAAGACCTTCGTCGTCCATCCCCGCGGCGACGCGTCGCCCGTGTTGCCCTCGGACCTCGAGGGACTCACGGCCGCGACGTATGCCCCGCACGGGGATGGAAACTACGAATCGGCGTTGGGCGCGGCGTGCTCCAAAATCGAGCACACCATCGAGCGCATGTGGCCGCCGCGCGGCGCGAGCGAATCGTAGCGCCGCGTCACCCCTCGCTCACCCCGGCACGGAGTCACGTGGAAAGACCGCGCGGAAGGCCTTGGCGAAGGTGGTGGCCGCCGCGATGTTGACGGGGCCGCCGGCGACGCCGTTGGCCCGTAGGGCGCTGCCGACGATGACGCCGTCGCAGAGGGTCGCCAGGGCCGGGAGATCCTCGGGGCGCGCGCCGCTGGCGACATAGAGGGGGGCGTTGCCGGTGGCGGAGCGGACGAGGGAGATTTGGGCGGGATCGATGCTCTTGCCGGTGCCGGAGCCGGTGACGAGGATGGCGTCGACCATGGCGCGCGTGATGAGGTCGGAGGCTTCGTCGGCCACGGGACGGGGGGCCAGCGGGGCGGAGTGTTTGACGTCGACGTCGGCCCAGATGTTCACGGCTTCGGCCGAGAGCGCGCGCCGGGTGCGGAGGGTGCTCGCGGCGTCGCCCTCGATGATGCCTTGATCGGTCACGCGCGCGCCGGTGTGGACGTTGACCCGGATGCAGGCGGCGCCCACCACGGCGGCGATGGATAGCGCAGCCTCGGCGTCGTTGCGAAGGACGTTGATGCCCAGCGGAAGACGCGGAAAGGCCGAGCGTACGGCCTCCGCGCACGCGGTCATCGCCGCGATGGTGACCGGCGGGACCTTGTGGCGGATGAACGGGGTGTCCCCGAAGTTTTCAATCATCGCCAGGTGATAGCCCGCGCCCTCGAGGATGCGCGCGTCCTCCACCGTGCGCTCGACGATGGCCCGCATGGGCAGCGCCCAGAGAGGGCTCCCCGGCAAGGGCGGCAGGTGAATGACCCCGACCAGCCGCGAGAACGTCGCCATGGGCGGCGGTGCGCCGGAGACGCTCACGGTGTTCCTCCTTTGGACGAGGAGCTGGTGCCGCCGCTTCCGCGCGGATCCACCTCGGGACGACCGAGCTGGCCCCGCACGTGAAAGGCATAGAAACCGTCGGAGGTCTTCGACTGCTTCACCTTGGGGTCCATCTCGAAGAGCGCGCCCGCGCTCGAACCGGGAGGACCGAATAGGCTCTTGGCCATATCGTTCTTCGAACGGAAGCCGTCCGAAATTTTGAACTTCACGTTCAAGTCGCAAATGCTCTCGGTCGCCATCTCACGCATTTGAACACGACCGTCGCCACTGAGCTCGACATCTTTGCCCGAGGCTCCGAATTTGGTCACCCGCAGGATCCCCTCCTTGGCCTCCGCCACGAAGGAGAGATTGCCCACCGCCACCTTGGGCGGCGTGATGGGCAGCATCCCCGCCTTGATCTTGGCCACCCCGTCGGCCACCGTCACGTCGGCCGCCTCGAGGTTGACCGTGCCGCTGCCCTTGGAGGCCTTGCCCTCCGGCATGAGAAGGTCGATTTTGCCCGTGAGCTTGCCCTCGACGGGGAGGCCCAAGAACGCCCCAATCGGCTCGATGGCCTTGAGATCCACGGCGTCGAAGTTCACGGCCACGTGCCGATCCTTCCCGTGCTCCTCGAAGACGCCGTCCACCGCGCCACCGAATGCATCGAGGCTGAACGAGATGTTTTGGTGCCCGATGAGGAGCGGCAAAAGCGAGATGCGCGCCTTCGCCACGTCGATCTTGAGCTCGACGGGCGGCTTTCCCGGCTCGGGCGACGCGCTGAGGAGGCGAACGCCTTTGGCTTTCACGCCGGTTAGAAAGTGCGATGTGAGCTCGTCGATGTGGAGCTCTTGCTGGTTCGGCCCCGGCTTTTGCGCCGCGTTGAAGGAGCCCACGAGCTTGTCCCGGAGTTTGT contains these protein-coding regions:
- a CDS encoding BtpA/SgcQ family protein, coding for MSVSGAPPPMATFSRLVGVIHLPPLPGSPLWALPMRAIVERTVEDARILEGAGYHLAMIENFGDTPFIRHKVPPVTIAAMTACAEAVRSAFPRLPLGINVLRNDAEAALSIAAVVGAACIRVNVHTGARVTDQGIIEGDAASTLRTRRALSAEAVNIWADVDVKHSAPLAPRPVADEASDLITRAMVDAILVTGSGTGKSIDPAQISLVRSATGNAPLYVASGARPEDLPALATLCDGVIVGSALRANGVAGGPVNIAAATTFAKAFRAVFPRDSVPG
- a CDS encoding type II toxin-antitoxin system VapC family toxin; amino-acid sequence: MKVLLDSHALVWSLTAPNLLSRKARAVVEDPETELYVSSASVWELFIKFHRGKLRGAESLMNGFDGHLVRLGAFELTIAHRHARLSATLPHPHRDPFDRMLAAQSIVEDLPIVTYDRQIAALGARTVW
- a CDS encoding triacylglycerol lipase, which codes for MSVTLLRSCARALSVLGLTTLLACSAGDAQAFGDSTEEALSGANSHYPIVLVHGMGGFDRLKNLPLDIVYFNGVKEDLAKRGETQVFTTIAPPYDTSEVRARYVADQIDKILAKTGAKKVNIIGHSQGGLDARVLASPNGLGYGDRIASITTVATPHRGSKVADLVLGLTDAVPDDVLDAVTGAVLKLLQISVYELKTDPHIRAQITELSEKYMTTVFNPKYKDDPRVRYSSYGGRTNLQVGLSACSGSTYPNDVFRVDAVPILLWPTTVYLQGFTVKANDGLVTVDSSKWGEFLQCVPADHLREVGQFLANGPDNLSKFDHLDFFRTIVSRLRESGY
- a CDS encoding nucleotide-binding protein, with the protein product MSTERRMWTNVTAAMARQDNCVSAISRITSLSDAAVRRRLEEAHGKTLVRNVFEDRWRSDNDDTATLGEMTAAMARADDPVSALARMTNLSEATVRRRLGEVHGKTLVRNLFQDRWPADSDADALGDLTAATARDEERIRDIAEVTGLSEATVRRRLGEAHGRTFVRNLFEDCWPSEDGIDANALGDLTAATARDEGRVNNIAEITGLSEATVRRRLEEAHGRTFVRNLFEDCWPSEDGIDANALGDLTAATARDDDRVNSIAEVTGLSEATVRKRLEEAHGRTFVRNLFEDCWPSEDGIDANALGDLTAATARDEGRLNRIAEVTGLSEAAVRKRLEEAHGRTFVRNLFEDCWPSEDGIDANALGDLTAATARDEERVRIIAEVAGLSEATVRRRLEGAHGRTFVRNLFEEGWPAEGARLMHNGNARGDKRAHGSAPVRERGEYRPSPNPVAESGNNRDARVPAPGPTRPRIVIGSSVEGLKAAKAVQVNLDHAAECTVWCQGLFRLSQTSMEAIDSWRGKFDFAILVLTPDDETVKRGQKRLAPRDNVIFELGFFIGQLGRSKTFVVHPRGDASPVLPSDLEGLTAATYAPHGDGNYESALGAACSKIEHTIERMWPPRGASES
- the gspN gene encoding type II secretion system protein GspN, with product MNAAKQALSGSAGSAGSAGSAPEPASPKSPKPTIRARISTFIPPVLLQDVWKERFQKWTPRLGIPLFYLFCLLVFASLTFPYDKLRDKLVGSFNAAQKPGPNQQELHIDELTSHFLTGVKAKGVRLLSASPEPGKPPVELKIDVAKARISLLPLLIGHQNISFSLDAFGGAVDGVFEEHGKDRHVAVNFDAVDLKAIEPIGAFLGLPVEGKLTGKIDLLMPEGKASKGSGTVNLEAADVTVADGVAKIKAGMLPITPPKVAVGNLSFVAEAKEGILRVTKFGASGKDVELSGDGRVQMREMATESICDLNVKFKISDGFRSKNDMAKSLFGPPGSSAGALFEMDPKVKQSKTSDGFYAFHVRGQLGRPEVDPRGSGGTSSSSKGGTP
- a CDS encoding type II toxin-antitoxin system prevent-host-death family antitoxin, translating into MKANKKSVNVHEAKTHFSKLLEIAHAGAEIIIAKAGKPYAKLVPLERASKRPLGFVQATVAPEVFEPLAEDELLDWEEGSLVPKASGKKRRPR